One Micropterus dolomieu isolate WLL.071019.BEF.003 ecotype Adirondacks linkage group LG23, ASM2129224v1, whole genome shotgun sequence DNA window includes the following coding sequences:
- the LOC123963012 gene encoding olfactory receptor 2K2-like, protein MLVFYRTLLWWMENISTPLKQPIVFELEGFYVPPGYGTFLFFLALLNFFVTLLGNSMVACVIIIDKNLHRPMFVMVCNLVVCDLLGATAVLPHLMVHFLTGQKTIAYIPAIAQAFSVHMYGVAAQTILGAMAYDRYIAVCEPLRYHSIMTSARLHSCCALAWFVALLCIAVLFSFHMNVPLCGNTIKHVYSSNRAILSLACSPTPISDIYGLSMTWSVSTGIFLIIAFSYFRILRASIKYGAADRIVRSKAFQTCTSHLVVYVLYQISSLVIIVSQRFPSVSQNIKMFFSILFIIIPPAINPLIYGLVSEELRASIIKHFSIHIHYKK, encoded by the exons ATGCTTGTCTTTTACAGAACCTTACTGTGGTGGATGGAGAACATATCAACTCCTCTCAAGCAGCCTATCGTGTTCGAGTTGGAGGGCTTCTATGTACCACCGGGCTACGGCACTTTCCTGTTCTTCCTGGCTCTGTTAAATTTCTTTGTAACGCTGTTGGGGAATAGCATGGTGGCGTGCGTCATTATCATAGACAAGAACCTCCACAGACCCATGTTCGTAATGGTTTGTAACCTCGTAGTGTGTGATCTGCTGGGGGCCACGGCGGTGCTGCCTCACCTGATGGTGCACTTCTTGACGGGACAGAAGACGATCGCCTACATCCCGGCCATCGCCCAGGCCTTCTCTGTGCACATGTATGGTGTCGCAGCGCAGACTATTCTGGGAGCGATGGCCTATGACAG GTACATTGCGGTGTGCGAACCACTCAGGTATCACAGCATCATGACATCAGCTCGGCTGCACTCCTGCTGTGCTCTGGCCTGGTTCGTCGCTCTGCTGTGTATTGCTGTGCTCTTCTCCTTCCATATGAATGTCCCGCTGTGTGGCAATACCATCAAACATGTGTACAGCAGCAACCGTGCCATTCTGAGCCTGGCCTGCAGTCCCACCCCTATCAGTGATATCTATG GTCTGTCCATGACCTGGTCTGTGAGTACAGGGATCTTCCTCATCATTGCTTTTTCCTACTTCAGAATCCTGCGTGCTTCTATAAAATATGGCGCAGCTGACCGCATCGTCCGCAGCAAGGCCTTTCAGACGTGCACATCGCACCTTGTTGTGTATGTGCTCTACCAAATATCTTCATTGGTCATAATTGTGAGTCAGAGGTTTCCCTCAGTCTCCCAAAATATCAAGATGTTCTTCAGCATCTTGTTTATCATCATTCCACCAGCCATCAACCCCCTTATCTACGGACTGGTCAGTGAAGAGCTTCGTGCCAGCATCATCAAGCATTTTAGCATACACATCCACTATAAAAAATGA
- the LOC123963013 gene encoding olfactory receptor 2K2-like codes for MLVFYRTLLWWMENISTPLKQPIVFELEGFDVPPGYGTFLFFLALLNFFVTLLGNSMVACVIIIDKNLHRPMFVMVLNLVVCDLLGATAALPHLMVQFLTGQKTIAYIPAIAQAFCLHTYGVAAQTILGAMAYDRYIAVCEPLRYHSIMTSARLHSCCALAWFVALLCIAVLFSFHMNVPLCGNTIKHVYSSNRAILSLACSPTPISDIYGLSMTWSVSTGIFLIIAFSYFRILRASIKYGAADRIVRSKAFQTCTSHLVVFVLYEISSLVMVMSQRFPSVSQNIKKFFSILVVIIPPAINPLIYGLVSEELRASIIKHFSIHIHYKK; via the exons ATGCTTGTCTTTTACAGAACCTTACTGTGGTGGATGGAGAACATATCAACTCCTCTCAAGCAGCCTATCGTGTTCGAGTTGGAGGGCTTCGATGTACCACCGGGCTACGGCACTTTCCTGTTCTTCCTGGCTCTGTTAAATTTCTTTGTAACGCTGTTGGGGAATAGCATGGTGGCGTGCGTCATTATCATAGACAAGAACCTCCACAGACCCATGTTCGTAATGGTTCTAAACCTGGTAGTGTGTGATCTGCTGGGGGCCACTGCGGCGTTGCCTCACCTCATGGTGCAGTTCTTAACAGGACAGAAGACGATCGCCTACATCCCGGCCATCGCCCAGGCCTTCTGTTTGCATACATACGGTGTTGCAGCGCAGACTATTCTGGGAGCGATGGCCTATGACAG GTACATTGCGGTGTGCGAACCACTCAGGTATCACAGCATCATGACATCAGCTCGGCTGCACTCCTGCTGTGCTCTGGCCTGGTTCGTCGCTCTGCTGTGTATTGCTGTGCTCTTCTCCTTCCATATGAATGTCCCGCTGTGTGGCAATACCATCAAACATGTGTACAGCAGCAACCGTGCCATTCTGAGCCTGGCCTGCAGTCCCACCCCTATCAGTGATATCTATG GTCTGTCCATGACCTGGTCTGTGAGTACAGGGATCTTCCTCATCATTGCTTTTTCCTACTTCAGAATCCTGCGTGCTTCTATAAAATATGGCGCAGCTGACCGCATCGTCCGCAGCAAGGCCTTTCAGACGTGCACATCGCACCTTGTGGTGTTTGTGCTCTACGAAATATCTTCATTGGTCATGGTTATGAGTCAGAGGTTTCCCTCAGTCTCTCAAAATATCAAGAAGTTCTTCAGCATCTTGGTTGTCATCATTCCACCAGCCATCAACCCCCTTATCTACGGACTGGTCAGTGAAGAGCTTCGTGCCAGCATCATCAAGCATTTTAGCATACACATCCACTATAAAAAATGA